From Aegilops tauschii subsp. strangulata cultivar AL8/78 chromosome 5, Aet v6.0, whole genome shotgun sequence:
cttgtattcgagccctcgaggcccctgacttgtattatgatgcttgtatgacttatttatgttttagagttgtgttgtgatatcttcccgtgagtccctgatcttgatcgtacacatttgcgtgcatgattagtgtacggtcaaatcgggggcgtcacaccctCGCAGCCGCCGCTTTCCCCTCTGCCGTCGCTGCCCTCCTCCCCAAGTTGCCGCCGCaccccccaaaccctaaccctacaccgcgccgccgccactctccccctcccacccgagccgccgcacccctccccttgccGCCGCTCCCATGGCGTCCCCTCAATCCAGCAACTCCAATCCGTTCGCCGGACTCGTACCCGACGCCACCGCCGTCCGTTATCTCGACATCCACACCCGTGTTCCCATCAAGCTTGATCAGTCCACCTCCTCGTACTACGCATGGAAGACCTACTTCAACCTCGTCTTCCGCGAGTACCACCTCCTCGAGCACGTCGACGGGACCGTGGATGGCGATCTCATGGTGGATGATCCGGACTGGGCGGCCATTGAGGCCTCTCTCATCCGGTGGTTCTACCTCACCGTCTCCCCGGACATCTTTCACACGGTCGTCTCGGAGGATGACGACGCGTGTGCCGTATGGACCAAGATCAACAACCTCTTCACCGACAACAAGCTTCAACGTCTTGTGTTTTTGCAGCAGGAATTTTTCGGGTGCCACCAAGATGATTCCTCCATCGATGACTAGTGCATGCGTCTCAAGCGCCTCGCCGATGAGCTCCGTGATATCGGCGCCAAGGTGTCGGACGCGCTCATGCTTAGCACCCTCACCGCCGGCCTCAATGAGGACTTCGGCAACGTGGCTTCGAACCTCTCCCTGCTGCCGAACCCGACTTTCCAGTCCGTCACAGCGTACTTACGCTTGGAGGAACAGCGGATGAAGAAGGTCAAGGCCCGCGTCCACCACACCGTCCTCGCCGCCGGGACATCTCGCGGgcagccgccgcccgccccgccccAACCGCGTCCGCCGGCGCCATCGGGGTACTACCCCCTCCCGCCCACTCCGCCCGCACCTCCCGctcctcagcagcagcagcagggcgGGGGCGGCGCCCGCCGCAATAGGCGTcgtgggggaggggcggcggtcgttcccagcagcagcagcaccagcCGCCAGGGTACGGGGGGGCCCAGCGCCAACATCAGCCCTCCCCGCCCTGGGCCGTCGGCCCTAACCCGTGGACCGGCGTGGTCCACGCTTACCACATGCCGGTCCCACGGGCCCCGGGCATCCTTGGGCCGCACCCGGCCGGGCCGCAGGCACACCTCGCCGCTGCACCCTACCAGGCGGGTGGGGGCGGCCACGCCCCCGGTGGCTACGCGCCTCCGCCGGCGTCCTTCGGCTATGCGCCGCCGCCTGCACCAGCTCCGCCCGGTAGCTACTCGCTCCCTCCGGCTCCATGGGATCCCGCTCTGCTCGCTGCACTTCACTCGGCGCCGTCTCCCTCCAATTACGGAGGTGGCGGTGATTGGTACATGGACACGGGGGCTACCGCCCACATGACGTCGCGCCCCGGTAACCTTGCATCTTCCTTCCCGGTCACCACTTCGAACCGCATCACCTTTGGTGATGGTTCCTCCGTACCCATTACTCATGTCGGTCATAGTTTCTTTCCATCTAATTCTATGCCTATTAACATGACTAATGTTCTTGTCTCACCTAACCTAGTTAAAAATCTTGTCTCCGTTCGTCGTCTTGCACGTGACAATCCTCTCACCGTTGAATTTGATGGCCTTGGTTTCTCTGTGAAGGACGCCCGTACGCGGATGGTGCTCCACCGATGTGACAGCCCCGACGACTTATACCCGGTGcactccgcctccaccgccaccgCCTCACCAGTCGCCCTCGCCGCCGGTGTCGACCTCTGGCACGCACGCTTGGGTCACCCCAACTCCACCGTCCTTCGCCAGATTCTCAAGAGTTTTTCATTTTCATGTAATAAATTCGACGAGCACACTTGTCATGCTTGCCGTCTCGGCAAGCACGTTCGTCGACCGTTTAGCGAGTCAAACACTATTTCTTCTTTTCCGTTTCAGTTAATccatagtgatgtttggacatcTCCCGTTGCGAGCAACACCGGTTTCATATATTATCTTGTTTTACTTGATGATTTCTCTCACTATGCGTGGACGTTTCCGCTCCGTCGCAAATCCGATGTTCTCGCCACTCTCACGGCCTTTTACTCCTACGTCACTACCCAGTTCGGGCGCCCTATCCTCGCCCTTCAGACTAACAACGGCAAAGAGTTTGACAATGCTGCCACTCGCCATCTTCTCACCTCTCACGGTACCACTTTTCGTCTCACATGTCCCTACACATCTCAGCAGAACGGCCGCGCCGAGCGGATCCTCCGCACTCTTAACGACTGCGTCCGCACGTTGTTGTTTCACTCCAACGTGCCCCCTCGGTTCTGGCCTGACGCTCTCGCCACCGCCACTCTCCTAGTTAACATTAGGCCTTGTCGTCCACGCTGGAACTACACACCCCATCACCTTCTTTTTGGTTCCCCTCCCTCCTACGATGGTCTTCGCATCTTCGGATGTTTGTGTTATCCCAGCACCGCCTCCACCTCACCACACAAACTCGCTCCTCGCTCCGTAGCATGTATCTTCCTAGGCTACCCTCCTaacaccaaaggttaccggtgctaCGACCCCGTCTCCCACCGTGTGTACACCTCTCGACATGTGTACTTTGACGAGCGGGTTTTTCCTTTTCATAAGGTTCCACCCTCTGCAGCAGACTCGGCGCTCCCTGATGGTGTCCCGGATGCGGACTCGGTGCTGCCCCCGGCGCGGCCTCTCCTGGCCCCGGCGCGGCTCCTGCCGGCTCCTCCTGGTGCGGCctcggcgcccccccccccccgcaggcCCCTCTGCCGCGGCCCAGGCTGCACGCCCCCGGCGCGGCCCTGCATGGCCCCGGGTGGCCCTTCAGCTTCCACCCCGCCGGGCGACGTACCTGGCCCCGCCCCGGCCGGCTCCACCTCGGCTGGCCCCGCCCCTGCAGCCGGCTTCGGTCCCGCTGTGACGCCAGGCGTGACGGACTCTTCATCACCCCCGTCTGTCACCCCCGCCGCAGCCGACCCACCTTCCACCGGCATGGTGACATGGTCCCGCGCCGGCATCCACCGCACCAGCACACGCTATGCTGCTGACGAGTACGCGTGCGCGGTGTCGACATCATCCTCTCCACCGTCGCCCATACCCTCGTCCGCACGCGCCGCTCTCCGTGATCCACATTGGCTCGCCGCGATGCGCGAGGAGTTTGATGCGTTGCAGCGCAACCGCACATAGCATCTTGTGCCGCGACCCCCTCACGCCAACGTCATCAGTGGCAAATGGGTGTTCCGCCacaagaccaaccccgacggtTCTCTCGAGCGCTACAAGGCTCGTTGGGTGGTGCGCGGTTTCCGCCAGCGCGCCGGtgtggacttcaccgacaccttcgctcCGGTTGTTAAACCGGGCACGATCCGTACGGTGCTTCAGCTAGCGGTCTCCCGGGCCTGGCCAGTGCATCAGTTGGATGTTTCCAACGCGTTTCTGCACGGCCATCTCACGGAGCGGGTCTTCTGCGAGCAGCCGACTGGTTTTGTTGATGCCGAGCATCCCGACCATGTCTGCCTGCTCTCTCGGTCCCTCTATGGACTGAAGCAGGCCCCTAGGGCATGGTACCAGCGTATGGCCGGGTTCCTACAGCAGCTTGGGTTTCATACAACCCGCTCCGACGCGTCGTTGTTCGTCTATCATCAGGGCACTGCCACTGCCTATCTGCTGCTCTATGTGGACGACATTATCCTGACGGCATCCTCGCCTGGGCTTCTTCAGCAGCTCACGGCTCGTCTACGTGATGAGTTTGCCCTCAAGGATCTTGGAGCGCTGCACTACTTCCTTGGCATTGAGGTCGTTCGTCGTGCCGACGGGTTCTTTCTGCATCAGCAGAAGTACGCTCATGAGCTTCTTGAGCGCGCGGGCATGCTTAATTGCAAGACCGCGTCCACGCCTGTTGACACCAAGGCGAAGGTTTCTACTTTGGAGGGTTCCCCTGCGCCAGATGCGGCGTTCTACCGCTCCATCGTTGGCGCCCTGCAGTATCTCACCCTCACTCGGCCTGACCTGCAGTATGCAGTTCAGCAGGTGTGCCTCCATATGCACTCCCCGCGTGATTCCCATTGGACTCTGGTGAAGCGTATCCTTCGGTATATACGCGGCACTATGACCATGGGGCTCACCCTGACGGCTTCCTCCTCCATCGACATGGTCGCCTACTCCGATGCTGATTGGGCTGGCTGCCCAGACACGCGTCGTTCTACGTCAGGCTATTGTGTCTACCTCGGGCCTTCGCTGATATCGTGGTCGTCCAAGCGGCAACCCACGGTCTCTCGCTCGAGCGCCGAGGCGGAGTATCGGGCAGTGGCTAACGCCGTTGCTGAGTGCTCTTGGCTCTGTCAGCTTCTTCAGGAGTTGCTCTGTGTGGTTCCCAAGGCCACGATCGTCTACTGTGACAACGTCTCCGCCgtctacctctccgccaaccccGTACACCATCGCCGTATGAAGCATATTGAGCTCGACATTCACTTCGTTCGCGAGCAGGTGGCTCTTGGGAAGGTTCGTGTTCTACACGTTCCTACCACTCAGCAGTTTGCCGATGTCATGACTAAGGGACTACCGACCCCAGTCTTTGAGGAGTTTCGGTCCATTCTCTGTGTCTCcggcgacgcttcgactgcggAGGGTTGTTGAGCGTACGTTGTACACTGCATATGTATAGGACTAGGGTCTGTATTTATACcgttgtatctctctctctccccccttaTATTTGTATATCTTGGGAGACAAGTAGAGGCCGGTCCACCCTGTACCTATATATGTGCACCATGCACACGATCAATGATTATCGATTCGTGCAATCTCATTCTTCCTAACTAACACTAGGGGTGGTGTTGCTGCGCTCAACGCCTATGTATTCTCGGGTGTGTGTCCACGTGTATTGTGGGGGCGTGCGTTTGTACCGGGTGTTGTTGatcgttgctttatatataaagcggggcgaaagccttttccGGTAAACCCCCTTCCTGAAACAAAGGACCAGTTGTAGAAACGTGAAGACGGAAGGGTTGCTCTCGACGGTCTAAGCAAGACTGCATCCGGCGGACACGGAAGCGGTGGACGCTAGCTCGCTCAGGATGGGCCGGCTGAGGCAAACGTTTCCCATCACATAAACAccaaaacgctcttatattatagGACGGAAGGGGTACTTATTATTATGTTTGACGCAATAAAATAAAATTCACCCTTGTCTTGGTTTGAAAAAAAAATATGCCACGTTGTGGAGCCGGACGCGTTCATTGCTAGTTCAGCTCGTCGCCCAGCGCCGCTATAAACACGCCCTCTTCCTCCCCGCGCGTCTCGCTCTCTCGCTTATTAACACCGCCACCACAAGCAGCAGCGCGGCTATGCTAACGCCTGCCCCGTGCGCGCGCGTTACGGCCAACGTACGTGCGCCGTTCTTAAGTTGTTTCTTTTATTAATCCGCCTGTTGAGCGAGCACATCGAACGGCGGCAATGGCGGCTCCGTTGCTGGCGGAGGGGAGGAGGGTGTGCAGGGAAGGGTGCCCCGGGTGCAGGCTGGACGAGATCAACAAGGCCAACACCGGCGTCCCCTACCTCAACTTCTTCTTCATCTGGGTCGTCTGCCTCTGCGCCGGTAAGAGCTATACATAGCCAGCGTGACTCGCGACCACCCATCTCTCCTCTCCATCTTGCTTCAGCGCGTCTCTTGGATTCCATTCCATAAAGAGACACCTCTAGTATTTCGATCGTACAAAATGCGTGTCCCTACATTTTCTTTGAGGCGTTACTTTTCTTTTAGCAACTTTTGACGGGTTACTATGGCTCACCTAGAACTCGTGCGCCACCGATACGAAATGTTAAAAAAAAAATCCCCAAAATATTGCTGGTTACGTGTGTGTATGCGTGTGCAGTGGCGGAGCTAGACAACATCTGCTTGGGGGTTATGTAAAATACAATTGTTTGTGGGGCCAAAAGCTAAAAAAGAAGTTCTCATCTATCCCTCACAATAAATTTTTTCTTCACAAGTTGGTTCAATGTTGGGGGGCCAAACCCCCCAGGAGCCTACATAGCTCCGCCAGTGTGTGTGTTGGCAATCCCATTTATAAACTTGTCTAGTGAGCACAGAAAGAAAGCATACCAATTTTTTTAATAGCGACCCCATTTGAATACTTGCAGTTGCGACAGTTTTGgaaatttggttctttttaaaaACTTACAGTTGCAACCCTATTTGAAAACTTGCTTTCTTTATTTGGGCTTGTTCTTATTAGATTTCTAAGCTTAAAAGAGATATACTATAAAGACGATGGCTACATGAGTTTTTTTCCCCTTCCTTATGTCTCACCCAGAAGTTGTGTGTGACTCGATACAAAATGTAAAGGAAAATCCCCAACAAGAAGAGTTGGTTACGTGTGTGTCGGCGGCTCTTTCTGGGAGCGACAATGGTCGTTTGATGGTCCATATACCTCCATGtgttttttttaattatgtttgaGGTGTTTTGTATTTTCGATGAATCTTTATTATGGATCTGATCCT
This genomic window contains:
- the LOC141023204 gene encoding uncharacterized protein — its product is MASPQSSNSNPFAGLVPDATAVRYLDIHTRVPIKLDQSTSSYYAWKTYFNLVFREYHLLEHVDGTVDGDLMVDDPDWAAIEASLIRWFYLTVSPDIFHTVVSEDDDACAVWTKINNLFTDNKLQRLVFLQQEFFGCHQDDSSIDD